In one window of Meiothermus sp. DNA:
- a CDS encoding DUF3108 domain-containing protein, which produces MRYRGWFLLWVLASLGPPALAQAVPWLPGERLVYNVTWQGLGVGRLYLSADPIEGGWRFRLKLETTGLAQALGYGLESESQVGYDFFTDRFWQVLTEPLKGTTRLYFERQEHNGSRARVVYPDGKQSSWNSASEEVMDQVSLIYYLRVRPETRLIRAVDYPKLVEGRLEVLPVSNGLVGYRFAREDLLVEVWYRPDARRTPVRIIFGRDFGRLEATLIENNNR; this is translated from the coding sequence ATGCGCTATCGAGGGTGGTTTCTATTGTGGGTGCTGGCGAGCCTGGGGCCACCCGCCCTGGCGCAGGCTGTACCCTGGCTGCCGGGTGAACGGCTGGTTTACAACGTAACCTGGCAGGGACTCGGGGTAGGCCGGCTCTACCTCAGCGCCGATCCCATAGAGGGGGGCTGGCGCTTTCGCCTAAAGCTCGAGACCACCGGGCTGGCTCAGGCGCTGGGCTATGGCCTCGAGTCGGAGAGCCAGGTCGGTTACGACTTCTTCACGGATCGCTTCTGGCAAGTCCTGACCGAGCCCCTCAAGGGCACTACCCGACTCTATTTCGAGCGCCAGGAGCACAACGGCTCCCGTGCCAGGGTGGTCTATCCTGACGGCAAACAGTCAAGCTGGAACAGCGCCAGTGAAGAAGTGATGGATCAGGTTTCGCTCATTTACTATCTGCGGGTTCGCCCCGAAACCCGCCTGATTCGTGCGGTGGACTACCCCAAGCTGGTCGAGGGCCGTCTGGAGGTTCTGCCCGTCAGCAATGGCCTGGTGGGCTACCGCTTTGCCCGCGAAGATTTGCTGGTCGAGGTCTGGTATCGCCCGGACGCTCGCCGCACCCCAGTTCGCATCATCTTCGGGCGTGATTTTGGCCGGCTGGAAGCGACCCTTATCGAGAACAACAACCGCTAA
- a CDS encoding YifB family Mg chelatase-like AAA ATPase produces the protein MLAQVRTYSLFGLEAQPITVEVDVSQGMPFYAVVGLPDKAVEESRERVRAALKNAGFPYPQGRVVINLAPAELRKEGTHYDLPIALGLLCAQGSIPTEALQGFASAGELGLDGELRPVPGAVNLALGALQDGYKLLMPHASAEEAALIEGVQVFGATHLAQLVRFLLGQEELPVVCSSTAIEAPETLLDLLDVKGQAKAKRALEIAAAGGHHLLMSGTPGSGKTMLAKRMVGLLPPLGSEEALEVTRIHSAAGRLMKGLIKTPPFRSPHHTVSDAGLIGGGTIPKPGEISLAHRGVLFLDEFPEFSRDALEVLRQPLEDGVVTISRARASFTYPARFLLIAAMNPCPCGWHGDPERPCSCTPTQRTRYVNRISGPLLDRFDLVVEVPRLTPAELSRAPEGEPTAVVRERVLAAREKMKARQGKLNSELFGRALRQHTVLSPTSEALLQAATKRLALTARSYDRILRTARTIADLSGAENIQETHLAEALTYRRSLG, from the coding sequence ATGCTGGCGCAAGTACGAACCTATAGTCTATTTGGCCTCGAGGCCCAGCCCATCACGGTGGAGGTGGACGTTTCTCAGGGGATGCCCTTCTACGCGGTGGTGGGCCTGCCCGACAAGGCTGTGGAAGAATCGCGCGAGCGCGTGCGGGCCGCCCTCAAGAACGCGGGCTTTCCCTATCCGCAAGGACGCGTCGTCATCAACCTGGCCCCAGCCGAGCTGCGCAAGGAAGGCACCCATTACGATCTGCCCATTGCCCTGGGGTTACTCTGTGCCCAGGGGAGCATTCCAACCGAAGCCCTGCAAGGCTTTGCCTCGGCGGGCGAACTGGGACTGGATGGCGAACTGCGCCCGGTGCCGGGGGCGGTGAACCTGGCCCTGGGTGCCCTTCAAGATGGCTACAAGCTCCTCATGCCCCACGCCTCTGCCGAAGAAGCCGCCCTGATTGAAGGGGTGCAGGTTTTTGGGGCGACCCACCTGGCGCAACTGGTGCGCTTTTTGCTGGGGCAGGAGGAGTTGCCCGTGGTCTGCTCGAGCACCGCAATCGAAGCGCCAGAAACATTGCTCGACCTGCTGGATGTGAAGGGCCAGGCCAAAGCCAAGCGGGCTTTGGAGATTGCCGCAGCCGGGGGCCACCACCTGCTGATGAGCGGCACGCCGGGCTCGGGCAAGACCATGCTAGCGAAGCGGATGGTGGGGCTTTTGCCGCCTCTGGGTTCTGAGGAGGCCCTCGAGGTCACCCGCATCCACTCTGCCGCTGGACGGCTGATGAAGGGCCTCATCAAGACCCCGCCCTTTCGCAGCCCCCACCACACCGTCTCCGATGCCGGGCTCATCGGCGGCGGCACCATCCCCAAGCCTGGCGAGATTTCGTTGGCCCACCGGGGGGTGCTGTTCCTGGACGAGTTTCCCGAGTTCTCCCGCGATGCCCTCGAGGTGCTGCGTCAGCCGCTCGAGGACGGGGTAGTGACCATCTCGAGGGCCCGGGCTAGTTTTACTTATCCGGCCAGGTTTCTCCTGATTGCGGCCATGAACCCTTGCCCCTGCGGCTGGCACGGTGACCCGGAAAGACCCTGTAGCTGCACCCCTACCCAGCGCACCCGGTACGTGAACCGCATCTCCGGCCCCTTGCTCGACCGCTTCGACCTGGTGGTGGAAGTCCCCCGGCTCACCCCAGCCGAACTCTCCCGCGCACCAGAAGGAGAACCCACCGCGGTGGTGCGAGAACGGGTGCTGGCGGCAAGGGAAAAGATGAAGGCCCGCCAGGGAAAGCTCAATAGCGAACTCTTCGGCAGGGCGCTGCGGCAGCACACGGTGCTTTCCCCCACCAGTGAGGCCCTCTTGCAAGCGGCCACTAAACGCCTGGCCCTCACCGCAAGGAGCTACGACCGCATCCTGCGGACAGCCCGCACCATCGCCGACCTCTCAGGGGCCGAGAACATCCAGGAGACCCACCTGGCCGAGGCGCTGACCTACCGAAGGAGTCTGGGGTGA
- a CDS encoding 3D domain-containing protein translates to MERLFRLRIPSLILLLAVFGLGWAQAPRVMTLKATAYTSSVRETDSTPFITATGARTRIGIIAVSRDMLRELPYGSKVMLEDLGTPAGVGKGRFNYLLKNRVFVVEDTMHPRKRERLDVWLPDRSTAIRFGVRNVRVTVIQRGRG, encoded by the coding sequence ATGGAACGGTTATTTCGTCTCCGCATTCCGAGTCTAATCCTGCTATTGGCAGTGTTTGGATTGGGCTGGGCCCAGGCCCCCAGGGTAATGACCCTCAAGGCTACGGCCTACACCTCCTCGGTGCGGGAAACCGACAGCACCCCCTTCATCACCGCTACCGGGGCCCGCACCCGCATCGGTATCATCGCAGTAAGCCGGGATATGCTCCGCGAACTGCCCTATGGCTCCAAGGTGATGCTCGAAGACCTGGGCACCCCGGCGGGAGTAGGTAAAGGGCGCTTCAACTACTTGCTCAAAAACCGGGTTTTTGTTGTAGAGGATACCATGCACCCCCGCAAACGGGAGCGGCTGGATGTGTGGTTGCCAGACCGCAGCACCGCCATCCGCTTTGGGGTGCGCAACGTCCGGGTAACGGTGATCCAACGAGGCCGGGGGTAA
- a CDS encoding adenylosuccinate synthase, giving the protein MPGIAIIGAQWGDEGKGKVTDALAENADFVVRYQGGANAGHTVVAQGKTFKLNLLPTGVIHPQATNILGDGMVIDAFRFAEEMQNIRAEGLEPKVLVSDKAHLVLPHHKAVEARNNFVGTTKRGIGPAYSDRARRVGIRAGDLLSEAVLRERVETLLTEKPNSTREAGWDTPTKALADLERMREILAPHIADTGHLLREAIKHGKKVLFEGAQATLLDLNYGDYPYVTSSHPTVGGIIVGTGVNHKAINKVYGVAKAYATRVGNGPFPTELHGEEDEFLRQKGGEFGVTTGRARRTGWLDLVLLKYACEVNGFDGLVITKLDVLSGFSTVKVGIEHLPDGSVKYEAIPGWGDLSGIGSREQLPASVKHFVELIEDYTQTPVVMFSTSPRREDTFGAVSWV; this is encoded by the coding sequence GTGCCAGGAATTGCCATCATTGGAGCCCAGTGGGGCGACGAAGGAAAAGGTAAAGTAACCGACGCCCTCGCAGAGAATGCCGACTTTGTGGTGCGCTACCAGGGCGGGGCCAACGCTGGCCACACCGTGGTAGCCCAGGGCAAAACCTTCAAACTGAACCTCCTGCCCACCGGGGTCATCCACCCCCAGGCCACCAACATCCTGGGCGACGGGATGGTGATAGACGCCTTCCGCTTTGCCGAGGAGATGCAGAACATCCGCGCCGAGGGCCTGGAACCCAAGGTGCTGGTGTCGGACAAAGCCCATCTGGTGCTACCCCATCACAAGGCAGTAGAAGCCCGCAACAACTTTGTGGGCACCACCAAACGGGGCATCGGGCCGGCCTACTCCGACCGGGCCCGGCGGGTAGGCATTCGGGCGGGCGATCTGCTGAGCGAGGCGGTATTGCGCGAGCGGGTCGAGACCCTGCTCACCGAGAAACCCAACTCGACCCGGGAAGCGGGCTGGGACACCCCCACCAAAGCCCTGGCCGACCTCGAGCGGATGCGCGAGATTCTGGCCCCCCACATCGCCGATACCGGCCACCTGCTGCGCGAGGCCATCAAGCATGGCAAAAAGGTACTCTTCGAGGGCGCCCAGGCTACTTTGCTCGACCTCAACTACGGCGACTATCCCTACGTGACCAGCTCGCACCCCACTGTGGGTGGGATTATTGTGGGCACCGGGGTAAACCACAAAGCCATTAACAAAGTCTATGGCGTGGCCAAAGCCTATGCTACCCGGGTGGGTAACGGCCCCTTCCCTACCGAACTCCACGGCGAAGAAGACGAGTTCCTGCGTCAGAAAGGCGGCGAGTTCGGCGTAACTACGGGCCGGGCAAGGCGCACCGGCTGGCTCGACCTGGTGCTGCTCAAGTACGCCTGCGAGGTCAACGGCTTTGATGGGCTGGTGATAACCAAACTGGACGTGCTTTCAGGCTTCTCCACCGTGAAGGTGGGCATCGAGCACCTTCCAGATGGCAGCGTGAAGTACGAGGCCATCCCCGGCTGGGGCGACCTATCGGGCATTGGAAGCCGCGAACAGTTGCCCGCCAGCGTCAAGCACTTCGTCGAACTGATTGAGGACTACACCCAGACCCCGGTGGTGATGTTCTCCACCAGCCCCCGGCGCGAGGACACCTTCGGCGCGGTAAGCTGGGTTTAG
- a CDS encoding ROK family protein, with protein sequence MSVVGIDLGGTKIMAGVLSEGVIKARVTVPTPEEGGQAVIEAMAQAALSAIETAGIGIKAIGLGTPGPLDFKRGRIKFAPNIANFTDFPIVERLEQATGYKVYMENDANAAALAEHKLGAAQGAESTLYMTVSTGVGGGFVWGNKVLRGANGQGGEIGHITMQPGGPLCGCGLDGCLEALATGPAMERMALASFKREMGTRELFALFQQGDPRASRIVLQAASWVGIALASLVKCYDPEVVVLGGGVALNAGPAYLDEVMRSYHRYMENWIIPPVHLAKLGSEAGLLGAALTAALEVGEA encoded by the coding sequence ATGAGCGTAGTGGGGATTGATCTGGGCGGAACCAAAATTATGGCAGGGGTGCTGAGCGAGGGGGTCATAAAGGCCAGGGTCACGGTACCCACTCCCGAGGAGGGGGGCCAGGCGGTTATCGAGGCCATGGCCCAGGCTGCTTTGTCGGCCATTGAGACCGCAGGTATCGGCATCAAGGCCATTGGCCTGGGTACCCCCGGGCCTCTGGACTTCAAGCGGGGCCGCATCAAGTTTGCGCCCAACATTGCCAACTTTACCGATTTTCCCATTGTGGAGCGGCTCGAGCAGGCCACCGGCTACAAGGTCTACATGGAAAACGACGCCAACGCCGCCGCGCTGGCCGAACATAAGCTAGGCGCAGCCCAGGGCGCCGAGAGCACCCTTTACATGACGGTCTCGACCGGGGTCGGGGGTGGTTTTGTGTGGGGCAACAAGGTGCTACGTGGCGCAAACGGCCAGGGGGGCGAGATCGGACACATCACCATGCAGCCCGGCGGCCCCCTGTGCGGCTGCGGGCTGGATGGCTGCCTGGAAGCCCTGGCGACAGGCCCCGCCATGGAGCGCATGGCCCTGGCCTCCTTCAAGCGAGAGATGGGCACCCGCGAACTCTTTGCCCTGTTCCAACAAGGCGATCCCAGGGCCAGCCGGATCGTGTTGCAGGCCGCAAGCTGGGTGGGCATTGCCCTGGCCTCGCTGGTCAAATGCTACGACCCCGAGGTGGTGGTGCTGGGGGGCGGGGTGGCGCTCAACGCCGGCCCAGCTTATCTGGACGAAGTGATGCGCTCGTACCATCGCTACATGGAAAACTGGATCATCCCGCCCGTCCACCTGGCCAAGCTGGGGAGCGAGGCCGGACTGCTGGGGGCGGCCCTAACGGCGGCCCTCGAGGTCGGCGAGGCCTAG
- a CDS encoding glutaredoxin family protein — translation MIILYTTSWCPDCRATKQALAALGLPYTEVDIEQDTSAAELVMKVNNGKQSVPTLVYGHHATSMSRFSIAKLKSWLEQVGL, via the coding sequence ATGATTATCCTGTACACCACCTCCTGGTGCCCCGACTGCCGCGCTACCAAACAAGCCCTTGCTGCCCTCGGCCTGCCCTATACCGAAGTGGACATCGAACAGGACACGAGCGCTGCCGAACTGGTGATGAAGGTGAACAACGGCAAGCAGAGCGTACCCACCCTGGTTTATGGCCACCACGCCACCTCAATGAGCCGTTTTTCTATTGCCAAACTCAAGAGCTGGCTCGAGCAAGTGGGCCTTTAG
- a CDS encoding Asp23/Gls24 family envelope stress response protein, protein MKGNITVTESALAAILGLAAHEVPGVLGMSPAGIRESISRILGRSEASEGVVVKPDPNAAGKYQADLYVVVAFGARIPTVVDSIGERVHWAAKSLAGAELSSVRIHVVGVSRG, encoded by the coding sequence TTGAAAGGGAACATTACCGTGACAGAAAGTGCGCTGGCGGCTATCCTGGGCCTGGCTGCGCATGAAGTGCCGGGTGTGCTCGGGATGAGTCCTGCCGGTATCCGCGAATCCATCAGCCGTATCCTGGGCCGTAGTGAGGCCAGCGAAGGGGTGGTGGTCAAGCCCGACCCGAACGCCGCTGGCAAGTATCAGGCCGATCTGTATGTGGTGGTGGCTTTTGGTGCACGCATTCCCACGGTGGTGGATAGCATTGGGGAGCGGGTGCACTGGGCCGCCAAAAGCCTGGCAGGGGCCGAGCTTTCCAGCGTGCGAATCCATGTGGTGGGGGTGAGCCGTGGCTGA
- a CDS encoding ABC transporter permease produces MRFVWFLALRQLRYRRTQSLITLLGVAVGIMVLTTALSLTNGFIKGLVEATLKAVPHLYLQSLNPEDSPVPPPHPEVIGQAPVLLTKALLTRRAEAGRGAGADFATLIGLGAGGQAVYPELDLSRLKDGSIVLGSALARSLGAYPGDRLFLVSINQKRIQLEVVSTFQTGNYLLDAGFAFTTLADTRELMEQPDALSGYQLRLRNPDKAPEVGMALAGRAYFPQTWQSSNRTLIEQLALQKRVIGIVVFLIVVVAALGMASVLVLTVIEKTPDIALLRVMGARGTQVAGVFALQGLILGALGILMGNLLGWGLSSYFQWRPVEIPGELYFLTRLPVDIKPSDFVWVSGFSLLVVMLASLLPLWRALRIKPGEVLR; encoded by the coding sequence ATGCGCTTTGTCTGGTTTCTTGCCCTGCGCCAACTCCGCTACCGCCGCACCCAGAGCCTCATCACACTTCTGGGGGTGGCAGTGGGGATTATGGTGCTCACCACCGCGCTTTCGCTCACCAACGGCTTCATTAAGGGGTTGGTAGAAGCTACCCTCAAAGCCGTGCCCCACCTCTACCTGCAAAGCCTGAACCCCGAGGATAGCCCGGTTCCACCGCCCCACCCGGAGGTAATAGGCCAGGCACCGGTGCTCCTGACCAAGGCCCTGCTGACCCGCCGGGCCGAGGCAGGCCGAGGGGCCGGGGCCGACTTCGCCACCCTGATTGGGCTGGGGGCGGGTGGACAGGCCGTCTACCCCGAGCTCGACCTGTCCAGGCTCAAAGACGGCAGCATCGTTTTGGGCAGTGCGCTGGCCCGCAGCCTGGGGGCCTATCCGGGCGACAGGCTGTTTCTGGTCTCGATTAACCAGAAGCGAATTCAGCTCGAGGTAGTGAGCACCTTCCAAACCGGCAACTACCTGCTCGATGCCGGGTTTGCCTTTACCACCCTGGCCGATACCCGCGAACTCATGGAGCAGCCCGATGCGCTCTCGGGCTATCAGTTGCGATTGCGCAACCCCGACAAAGCCCCCGAGGTGGGGATGGCCCTGGCGGGGCGGGCCTACTTCCCCCAGACCTGGCAGTCCAGCAACCGCACCCTCATAGAGCAACTGGCCCTGCAAAAGCGGGTGATTGGGATTGTGGTCTTCCTGATTGTGGTGGTGGCGGCCCTGGGCATGGCCAGCGTTCTGGTGCTTACGGTGATCGAAAAAACCCCCGACATCGCCCTCTTAAGGGTGATGGGGGCCCGGGGAACCCAGGTGGCCGGTGTCTTTGCCTTGCAGGGCCTTATTCTGGGTGCGCTGGGCATTCTGATGGGTAACCTGCTGGGCTGGGGCCTGTCCAGCTATTTCCAGTGGCGCCCGGTGGAAATTCCCGGCGAACTGTACTTCCTGACCCGCCTCCCGGTAGACATCAAGCCCTCCGACTTTGTGTGGGTCTCAGGCTTTAGCCTGCTGGTGGTGATGCTGGCCTCACTCCTGCCCCTCTGGCGAGCTTTGCGCATCAAGCCGGGGGAGGTGCTGCGCTAA
- a CDS encoding transcriptional regulator produces the protein MMNKAGGPIQLKLWGPARLEYQGRELKLQRKGLAILYYLALEGATRREVLADLLWGHSAASQNLRVELHRLSQALAPLGYTLFKAGEDPLQLPPFVSLDRTPSPGAPMEGLEELSVEFRAWLEGQRSQLMANSSGTVGRERLVQEVASQLTLPSVLILMGRPGSGRTAFAQALAKALGVPFLEGPRGGGKALHYLRPPYTDVSMERILTDRDGLWVVERSSYGEDPKLILELRSHYPAERTRYITLPPLSWAEARASMLANLPFAQAARLFLASGGSPGHLRELLAVPHTGAEVPLPQRVRAQVQLEARMLSLEARLALERLSVHPGPYSQGLLDALEATPYLDELERRGWLVYAGQWQFSDDASRRVLYLGLQPGRRQQYHRQAALQCAMEEQRMAEAYHRLMAGDTADWGTFVNTLPGWTRYGLKAWLGMNEALPMGPSVGEMARGSELALLEEARFGQGFEVDGRHVRWVRTPSQATTSGIMWAGQDEASLLHLKGHVYVENPLGVGISGRAAPLMLEIQEPREARVIFLHGIQAGALADNALLLPVKEELDVWFRVPAGASIRLTSSAESGLIDLEVTSYRIAPAAQAQSAPKVEVLEFFRSAVEAARKH, from the coding sequence ATGATGAATAAAGCTGGAGGACCAATCCAACTCAAACTATGGGGGCCGGCCCGGCTGGAGTATCAGGGTCGCGAGCTAAAGCTCCAGCGCAAGGGTTTGGCCATCCTGTACTACCTGGCCCTGGAAGGAGCCACCCGGCGTGAGGTGTTGGCCGACCTGCTTTGGGGACATTCGGCGGCCTCGCAGAACCTGCGGGTCGAACTGCATCGCTTGAGCCAGGCCCTGGCCCCCCTGGGCTATACCCTGTTCAAAGCGGGCGAAGATCCCTTGCAACTTCCGCCCTTTGTCTCCCTGGATCGTACCCCTTCGCCCGGGGCACCCATGGAAGGGCTGGAGGAGCTCTCGGTGGAGTTTAGAGCCTGGCTCGAGGGCCAGCGCTCGCAGCTTATGGCCAATAGCTCGGGTACCGTCGGACGCGAACGCCTGGTGCAGGAGGTGGCTTCACAACTGACCCTGCCCTCGGTGCTGATCCTGATGGGCCGACCTGGCTCGGGGCGCACGGCCTTTGCCCAGGCCCTGGCCAAAGCCCTGGGGGTGCCTTTCCTGGAAGGCCCCAGGGGGGGTGGTAAGGCGCTGCACTACCTACGCCCTCCCTACACCGATGTCTCCATGGAGCGCATCCTGACCGACCGTGATGGGCTGTGGGTGGTTGAGCGCTCCTCCTATGGGGAAGACCCTAAACTGATCCTGGAGTTGCGCAGCCACTATCCCGCCGAACGCACCCGCTACATCACCCTGCCGCCTTTGTCGTGGGCCGAAGCCCGCGCCTCGATGCTCGCAAACCTGCCCTTTGCCCAGGCGGCGCGGCTGTTCCTGGCCTCGGGGGGCTCGCCCGGCCACCTGCGCGAGCTGCTGGCGGTGCCCCACACCGGCGCCGAAGTGCCCCTGCCCCAGCGGGTACGGGCCCAGGTACAGCTCGAGGCCCGCATGCTTTCGCTGGAGGCGCGCCTGGCCTTGGAGCGTCTCTCGGTGCACCCCGGCCCCTACAGCCAGGGCTTGCTGGATGCGCTGGAGGCCACACCCTATCTGGACGAGCTCGAGCGCCGGGGCTGGCTGGTTTATGCTGGACAGTGGCAGTTCTCCGACGATGCCAGCCGCCGGGTTCTGTACCTGGGACTGCAGCCGGGGCGCCGCCAGCAGTACCACCGCCAGGCTGCCCTGCAATGCGCCATGGAAGAACAGCGCATGGCCGAGGCCTACCACCGCCTGATGGCTGGCGACACCGCCGACTGGGGCACTTTTGTGAATACCCTGCCGGGCTGGACCCGCTACGGCCTCAAGGCCTGGCTGGGTATGAACGAAGCCCTCCCGATGGGGCCGAGCGTGGGTGAGATGGCCCGGGGCAGCGAGCTGGCCCTCCTGGAAGAAGCCCGTTTTGGCCAGGGCTTCGAAGTGGACGGCCGCCATGTGCGCTGGGTACGCACCCCTTCCCAGGCCACCACTTCGGGCATCATGTGGGCGGGCCAAGATGAAGCTTCCCTGCTGCACCTCAAGGGCCACGTGTATGTGGAGAACCCCCTGGGGGTGGGCATTTCGGGCCGTGCGGCGCCCCTCATGCTGGAGATCCAGGAGCCCCGCGAGGCCCGGGTGATTTTTCTTCATGGCATCCAGGCCGGGGCTTTGGCCGACAATGCCTTGTTGCTGCCCGTGAAAGAAGAGCTTGATGTGTGGTTCCGGGTTCCGGCAGGGGCCAGCATCCGCCTCACCAGCAGCGCCGAAAGCGGCCTGATTGACCTCGAGGTCACTTCCTACCGCATCGCCCCGGCAGCCCAGGCCCAGTCTGCGCCAAAAGTAGAGGTGCTCGAATTTTTTCGTAGCGCGGTAGAAGCCGCGAGGAAACACTGA
- a CDS encoding DAK2 domain-containing protein yields MAEALSPAELAKAFRYATDWFAVYVEETNALNVYPVPDGDTGTNMHLTLQSVRRELDLADTSKMSEVARAISYGSLLGARGNSGVITSQILKGFAEAIKEARVVSPALLAQALEEGSRMGYKAVMKPVEGTILTVSRGIAAGARKAMENGAASLEEVLQGALQSGREASDRTPELLPVLKQAGVVDAGGVGLLRFVEGLEGYLKGLPLPEPPKIEKYAQTAFEEEEFGYCTEFLMEGVAEPVEKIREAVSSFGDSLLVVGAEGYVKGHIHTNDPDGLLASVARYGKMVRTKVEDMSQQHTEILSMAGAADEAPPPTGLVVVANGWGLVKAFRGFGARIVAGGQTANPSVQDILDAIRSLPNPEVVVLPNNSNVIMSAQQAAGLAEGKTVHVIPTRTMGQGLAASVLYQADLPSSELLPEMEEASRRAITLEVTRASRSVEIGGVSVTEGQPIGLRDDKLALAADTPEEALFNMIQLASQEGDYEILTIFHGPTVTKDTLNTLAARISQAFPDLSLEVHPGGPDLYDYLAVLE; encoded by the coding sequence GTGGCTGAGGCTCTTTCGCCTGCTGAACTCGCCAAGGCCTTTCGCTATGCGACCGATTGGTTCGCGGTGTATGTCGAGGAGACCAACGCCCTGAACGTGTATCCGGTGCCGGATGGCGACACCGGCACCAATATGCACCTTACGCTGCAATCGGTACGGCGCGAGTTGGATCTGGCCGACACCAGCAAGATGAGCGAGGTGGCCCGGGCCATTAGCTATGGCTCGTTGCTGGGTGCGCGGGGTAACTCGGGGGTGATTACTTCCCAGATTCTCAAGGGTTTTGCTGAGGCCATCAAAGAGGCCCGTGTGGTTTCTCCAGCCCTGCTGGCCCAGGCCCTCGAGGAGGGCTCCCGCATGGGCTACAAGGCAGTGATGAAGCCCGTGGAGGGCACCATCCTGACGGTCTCGCGGGGGATTGCCGCAGGGGCCCGCAAGGCTATGGAAAATGGGGCAGCCAGCCTCGAGGAGGTACTGCAAGGGGCTCTGCAAAGTGGCCGCGAAGCCTCCGATCGCACCCCCGAGCTGCTGCCGGTGCTCAAACAGGCCGGGGTGGTGGATGCGGGCGGCGTGGGGTTGCTGCGTTTTGTGGAGGGCCTCGAGGGCTACCTCAAGGGCCTGCCCTTGCCCGAACCGCCCAAAATCGAGAAGTATGCCCAGACCGCCTTCGAGGAGGAAGAATTCGGCTACTGCACCGAGTTTTTAATGGAAGGGGTGGCCGAACCCGTGGAGAAAATCCGCGAGGCGGTGTCGTCCTTTGGCGACTCCTTGCTGGTGGTAGGGGCCGAGGGCTACGTCAAAGGCCACATCCACACCAACGATCCCGACGGCCTGCTGGCCAGCGTGGCCCGCTACGGCAAGATGGTGCGTACCAAGGTTGAGGACATGTCGCAGCAGCACACCGAGATCCTTTCCATGGCCGGGGCTGCCGACGAAGCCCCCCCACCCACGGGCCTGGTAGTAGTGGCCAACGGCTGGGGACTGGTCAAGGCTTTTCGGGGTTTCGGGGCCCGCATTGTGGCTGGAGGCCAGACCGCCAACCCCAGCGTGCAGGACATCCTGGATGCCATCAGGAGCCTCCCCAACCCCGAGGTAGTCGTGCTGCCCAACAACAGCAACGTGATTATGTCGGCCCAGCAGGCGGCAGGTCTGGCCGAGGGCAAGACCGTACACGTGATTCCGACCCGCACCATGGGCCAGGGGCTGGCTGCCAGCGTGCTTTACCAGGCCGACCTGCCCTCGAGCGAACTCCTGCCCGAGATGGAAGAAGCCTCCAGGAGAGCGATCACCCTGGAGGTCACCCGGGCCAGCCGCAGCGTGGAGATTGGCGGGGTGAGCGTGACCGAGGGCCAGCCCATTGGCCTGCGCGACGACAAACTGGCCCTGGCCGCCGACACCCCCGAGGAGGCCCTGTTCAACATGATCCAGCTGGCCTCCCAGGAGGGCGACTACGAAATACTGACCATTTTCCACGGCCCTACGGTCACAAAAGACACCCTGAACACCCTGGCGGCCCGGATTTCCCAGGCTTTCCCCGACCTCAGTCTTGAGGTTCACCCCGGTGGGCCCGACCTCTACGATTACCTTGCCGTGCTGGAATAA